Proteins encoded by one window of Kineococcus endophyticus:
- a CDS encoding ArsR/SmtB family transcription factor: MDASSSCRRTLPADQVDLAVEVFRMLADATRVHLLWALIGRELPVGELASHVGKPVPSVSQHLAKLRMARLVATRREGVQIFYRLENDHVAQLVTDAVHNAEHAGPGVPGHHRSDRELRALHTEAGA; the protein is encoded by the coding sequence ATGGACGCAAGTAGTTCGTGCCGTCGCACGCTGCCGGCCGACCAGGTCGACCTGGCTGTCGAGGTGTTCCGCATGCTGGCCGACGCCACCCGCGTGCACCTGCTGTGGGCCCTCATCGGGCGGGAACTGCCCGTCGGTGAACTCGCCTCGCACGTCGGCAAACCCGTGCCGTCGGTCTCGCAGCACCTCGCCAAGCTGCGCATGGCCCGCCTCGTCGCGACGCGTCGCGAGGGGGTCCAGATCTTCTACCGGCTGGAGAACGACCACGTCGCGCAGTTGGTCACGGACGCCGTGCACAACGCCGAGCACGCCGGACCGGGAGTTCCCGGCCACCACCGCAGCGACCGCGAACTGCGGGCGCTGCACACGGAGGCCGGCGCGTGA
- a CDS encoding cation diffusion facilitator family transporter, protein MSGHGHGHGHGHGHAESLDDALTASSAGIRAVKLSLVGLAVTAALQAVVAVASGSVALFADTVHNAADALTAVPLWIAFALGRRAATRRFTYGYGRAEDLAGLFVVVVIAASALVAGVEAVRRLLDPAPVEHLGWVALAGLVGFAGNEAVARLRIRTGRRIGSAALVADGLHARTDGFTSLAVLVGAGGVAVGLPLADPLVGLVITVAILAVLRTAARDVFARLMDGVDPELVHTAEVTLAAQSGVLAVRTVRLRWTGHRLLADAELDVDPTSSLAEAHDLAHRAETALTQAVPRLDRALVHAYPGHP, encoded by the coding sequence GTGAGCGGCCACGGACACGGCCACGGACACGGCCACGGACACGCCGAGTCCCTCGACGACGCTCTCACAGCGAGTTCCGCCGGGATCCGCGCGGTGAAGCTGAGCCTCGTGGGTCTCGCGGTCACCGCTGCGCTGCAGGCCGTCGTGGCGGTCGCGTCGGGGTCGGTCGCCCTGTTCGCCGACACCGTGCACAACGCCGCCGACGCGCTGACGGCCGTCCCGCTGTGGATCGCCTTCGCGCTGGGACGTCGGGCGGCCACCCGGCGGTTCACCTACGGGTACGGCCGGGCCGAGGACCTGGCCGGGCTGTTCGTCGTGGTGGTCATCGCGGCGTCCGCGCTGGTCGCCGGTGTCGAGGCGGTGCGGCGCCTGCTCGACCCCGCGCCGGTCGAGCACCTGGGCTGGGTGGCGCTGGCCGGTCTGGTGGGTTTCGCCGGGAACGAGGCGGTCGCCCGGCTCCGCATCCGCACCGGCCGGCGCATCGGTTCCGCCGCCCTCGTCGCGGACGGTCTGCACGCGCGCACCGACGGGTTCACGTCCCTCGCCGTCCTCGTCGGCGCCGGCGGGGTGGCTGTGGGGTTACCGCTGGCCGACCCGCTCGTGGGGCTGGTCATCACCGTGGCGATCCTGGCCGTCCTGCGCACCGCGGCGCGTGACGTGTTCGCCCGCCTCATGGACGGGGTGGACCCCGAACTCGTCCACACGGCGGAGGTCACCCTCGCCGCCCAGTCCGGGGTGCTGGCGGTGCGGACGGTCCGGTTGCGCTGGACTGGCCACCGGTTGCTCGCCGACGCCGAACTCGACGTGGACCCCACCAGCTCCCTCGCGGAGGCGCACGACCTCGCGCACCGTGCCGAAACGGCTCTGACGCAAGCGGTCCCGAGGCTCGACCGGGCATTGGTCCACGCGTACCCCGGGCACCCCTAG
- a CDS encoding HNH endonuclease signature motif containing protein, with protein MTAAVLEHAGHPTRSVLPTRFPLDADGFTDLDLTAHLAGLRRTKDQAEAAELLALADLVEHLRHHPAPDQRAIATDQVERSSRLPQWATGRVMTPLRCALELVALHYSRAHGMDLQAAVLHTTWAHDTGTTERRLWTAVADGSITMRQAKTITSQAWRLSCLTGTISTDENGVEQIVEGAALLSGDALTAARDTFYDAALTFARAGHVGDALRGRCFRLVERKTPHHRQITRHRRQPGREAVLTDCEDGATAHLSLELPLGLGRRLMTFATACADATTDHTKTHGLHDTRDHATRVNDALVDVLRDGLTRWTPATSDEQHQQPADEDHPVTTGRSHRPATSVHVLLRVDATTLFGTDEDNGGELPENSAWVDGLGPVSIETARELAADPDATWRKVVTAPGTREVIDVAADVYRPSAALRRFIVARDETCRGPGCVRPAADCDLDHVVPWPEGPTTAENLQALCRTHHRFKTQFVWEHVDDRAARVAVLRAAPDDDPPPF; from the coding sequence ATGACGGCAGCGGTTCTGGAGCACGCGGGACACCCCACGCGCTCCGTGCTGCCGACCCGGTTCCCCCTCGACGCCGACGGGTTCACCGACCTCGACCTCACGGCCCACCTCGCCGGACTGCGTCGTACCAAGGACCAGGCCGAAGCGGCCGAACTGCTCGCCCTGGCCGACCTCGTCGAACACCTGCGCCACCACCCCGCCCCCGACCAACGCGCCATCGCCACCGACCAGGTCGAGCGGAGCAGCCGCCTGCCCCAGTGGGCCACCGGCCGGGTCATGACCCCGCTGCGGTGCGCCCTCGAACTCGTCGCCCTGCACTATTCCCGCGCCCACGGCATGGACCTGCAGGCCGCCGTCCTGCACACCACCTGGGCCCACGACACCGGCACCACGGAGCGGCGCCTGTGGACCGCCGTCGCCGACGGCTCCATCACCATGCGCCAGGCCAAGACCATCACCTCCCAGGCCTGGCGCCTGAGCTGCCTCACCGGCACGATCAGCACCGACGAGAACGGCGTCGAGCAGATCGTCGAAGGAGCCGCCCTGCTCAGCGGCGACGCCCTCACCGCGGCCCGTGACACCTTCTACGACGCCGCTCTCACCTTCGCCCGCGCCGGTCACGTCGGCGATGCCCTCCGCGGACGCTGCTTCCGCCTCGTCGAACGCAAGACCCCCCACCACCGCCAGATCACCCGCCACCGACGCCAACCCGGCCGCGAAGCGGTTCTGACCGACTGCGAGGACGGCGCCACCGCCCACCTGTCCCTGGAGCTCCCCCTGGGCCTGGGACGGCGGTTGATGACGTTCGCCACCGCCTGCGCCGACGCCACCACCGACCACACCAAGACCCACGGCCTGCACGACACCCGCGACCACGCCACCAGGGTCAACGACGCCCTCGTCGACGTCCTGCGCGACGGCCTCACCCGCTGGACCCCCGCCACCTCCGACGAGCAGCACCAGCAACCGGCCGACGAGGACCACCCCGTCACCACCGGGCGCAGTCACCGGCCCGCGACCAGCGTCCACGTCCTGCTGCGCGTCGACGCGACCACCCTCTTCGGCACCGACGAGGACAACGGCGGGGAACTTCCCGAGAACTCGGCCTGGGTGGACGGCCTCGGCCCGGTGTCCATCGAGACGGCGCGTGAATTGGCCGCCGACCCCGACGCCACCTGGCGCAAGGTCGTCACCGCCCCCGGCACCCGCGAGGTGATCGACGTCGCCGCCGACGTCTACCGCCCCTCCGCGGCGTTGCGCCGGTTCATCGTCGCCCGCGACGAGACGTGCCGCGGCCCGGGGTGCGTGCGACCGGCCGCGGACTGCGACCTGGACCACGTCGTCCCCTGGCCCGAAGGCCCCACCACCGCCGAGAACCTGCAGGCGTTGTGCCGGACACACCACCGGTTCAAGACCCAGTTCGTGTGGGAGCACGTCGACGACCGCGCCGCACGAGTCGCGGTGCTGCGCGCTGCCCCCGACGACGACCCGCCACCGTTCTAG
- a CDS encoding HD domain-containing protein, producing the protein MSDTLALDGTYRDPLWGVTVVLTPLERELLRSWWVRRLQFVAHAGAAAAVTTQSYSRLEHSLGVLALTAHVAPDDHAARAGALLHDIGHLPLSHTFEGLGGLDHHELGRRRRAKLRPVLDRHGVVPVEPRRPGLMTLDHLDSYARSARVRGRPVDPAELLAGCSWVDGAVTCSPATARVLSDLVVDEAWSQSSPANVVATGLVRNWSAAVVDGPGIHSMTDDEFWVLLLTHPATGAQVAEFRRDPGAWTVVGHPAPGAVLHRTTRLYVDPPEVLGRPWQIAGELPPVPAERWIARR; encoded by the coding sequence GTGAGCGACACCCTCGCCCTCGACGGGACCTACCGCGACCCGCTGTGGGGCGTCACGGTCGTCCTCACCCCGCTGGAGCGGGAGCTCCTGCGGTCGTGGTGGGTGCGCCGCCTGCAGTTCGTCGCGCACGCCGGCGCCGCGGCCGCGGTGACCACGCAGTCGTACTCCCGGCTCGAGCACTCCCTCGGCGTCCTCGCCCTCACCGCGCACGTCGCACCCGACGACCACGCGGCGAGGGCGGGGGCGCTGCTGCACGACATCGGGCACCTGCCGCTGAGCCACACGTTCGAGGGGCTGGGCGGGCTCGACCACCACGAGCTCGGACGACGTCGGCGCGCGAAACTGCGGCCCGTCCTCGACCGGCACGGGGTCGTCCCCGTCGAACCCCGCCGTCCGGGCCTCATGACGCTGGACCACCTCGACTCCTACGCCCGCAGCGCCCGGGTGCGCGGCCGCCCGGTGGACCCGGCGGAACTCCTCGCTGGGTGCTCGTGGGTCGACGGCGCCGTGACGTGTTCCCCCGCGACGGCGCGGGTCCTCTCCGACCTCGTCGTCGACGAGGCCTGGTCGCAGTCCTCCCCCGCCAACGTGGTCGCCACGGGACTCGTCCGGAACTGGTCCGCCGCCGTCGTCGACGGACCGGGGATTCACTCGATGACCGACGACGAGTTCTGGGTCCTCCTGCTCACGCACCCCGCGACGGGCGCGCAGGTGGCGGAGTTCCGTCGCGACCCGGGTGCCTGGACCGTCGTGGGGCACCCGGCTCCGGGGGCTGTCCTGCACCGGACGACGCGCCTCTACGTCGACCCGCCCGAGGTCCTCGGGAGGCCCTGGCAGATCGCCGGGGAACTCCCGCCGGTGCCCGCGGAGCGGTGGATCGCGCGGCGATGA
- a CDS encoding metal ABC transporter solute-binding protein, Zn/Mn family yields the protein MRSAPLAGGALALALLAACGSPDPQTGGEDGVSVVTTSHPLQFTAEAVAGDRAVVTSVLAAGDDSHGTEVTTRQVAEMVDADVVVHLSGLQPAIDDALDARPPRHLVDAAQYADDDRDPHFWLDPVRMASLGRDVAGELAEVDPDGSEAYRAGADRFAGEMERLDADYASALAGCRDAALVTSHEAFGYLAQRYGLRQIGIAGVDPEVEPSPARVRDVMEVARENSVTTVFFEETANPAVADKLARDLGVETAVLHPVERVDEGQDYLSLMRENLEALRTGLNCSA from the coding sequence GTGAGGTCCGCGCCGCTGGCCGGCGGCGCGCTGGCCCTCGCCCTCCTCGCCGCCTGCGGGTCACCGGACCCGCAGACCGGCGGGGAGGACGGGGTGAGCGTGGTGACCACGTCCCACCCCCTGCAGTTCACGGCCGAGGCCGTGGCCGGGGACCGGGCGGTGGTGACGAGCGTCCTGGCCGCCGGGGACGACAGCCACGGCACCGAGGTCACGACCCGGCAGGTGGCCGAGATGGTGGACGCGGACGTCGTCGTCCACCTCAGCGGGCTGCAACCCGCGATCGACGACGCCCTCGACGCCCGGCCGCCGCGGCACCTCGTCGACGCCGCGCAGTACGCCGACGACGACCGCGACCCGCACTTCTGGCTCGACCCGGTCCGGATGGCCTCGCTCGGTCGCGACGTGGCCGGCGAGCTCGCCGAGGTCGACCCCGACGGTTCCGAGGCGTACCGCGCGGGGGCCGACCGGTTCGCCGGCGAGATGGAGCGCCTCGACGCCGACTACGCCTCGGCGCTCGCCGGGTGCCGGGACGCCGCGCTCGTCACCTCGCACGAGGCGTTCGGCTACCTCGCGCAGCGGTACGGGTTGCGGCAGATCGGCATCGCCGGGGTCGACCCCGAGGTGGAACCCTCCCCCGCCCGCGTCCGCGACGTGATGGAGGTGGCCCGGGAGAACTCGGTCACCACGGTCTTCTTCGAGGAGACGGCCAACCCCGCGGTCGCGGACAAGCTCGCCCGCGACCTCGGCGTGGAGACCGCGGTGCTGCACCCCGTCGAACGCGTCGACGAGGGCCAGGACTACCTGTCGTTGATGCGCGAGAACCTCGAGGCCCTGCGGACCGGGCTGAACTGCTCGGCCTGA